In a genomic window of Erigeron canadensis isolate Cc75 chromosome 5, C_canadensis_v1, whole genome shotgun sequence:
- the LOC122601153 gene encoding receptor-like protein kinase FERONIA translates to MSSSSSNVYASVMSLNEYLASIKISLEEIESATNNFNDENLITQTSSSKIYKGRLIQSSGEFDNIVVRICMQLHIVVNEVIILKDLRHKNIAPILKISQPVNDNVVIIINKYEANESLDKHLSSGSTLSWMQRLHICVGIADALSYLHYDAIGNQSTVIHGNIKSSKILLDQDWEPKLHGFGFAVRAKRNQIYLTNQYNGSLQYMDPAYETTRGLTNKSDVFSFGVVLFEVLFGRDASSSPDHNDSLGFARLAQFCYEEKRLDDMINSDLREQMNLESLNIFSEVAYFCLKEQRLQRPDMKHVLQILKGALDVQRKHESLEHSTPREDITSSSSSNVDNSVLSREEYIDSISIPFEDIESATNNFAEENLVIQTFSSKIYKGRPTQIYKGRLTQTFGESVNIVVRIDDLNYNEIDMLKDLRHKNIVPIYKITRSKHAKVIINKHEANGSLNKHLDSSTLSWMQRLHICVGIARALSYLHYEAVENHSVIHSNIKSSKILLDHNWDITVSVYT, encoded by the exons AtgtcttcttcatcatccaacGTCTACGCATCTGTTATGTCCCTAAATGAGTATCTTGCCAGTATTAAAATCTCACTAGAAGAGATAGAATCAGCCACCAACAACTTCAATGATGAAAATCTTATCACACAAACTTCTTCCTCAAAAATTTACAAAGGACGACTCATACAATCATCAGGAGAATTCGACAATATTGTTGTACGAATATGCATGCAACTACACATCGTAGTCAATGAGGTTATTATCCTAAAAGATCTCAGGCATAAAAATATCGCTCCTATTCTTAAAATCTCTCAGCCAGTTAATGATAATGTAGTGATCATAATAAACAAGTATGAGGCTAATGAAAGTCTAGACAAACATCTAAGTAGTGGCTCGACGCTTAGTTGGATGCAGAGACTGCATATATGTGTCGGGATTGCAGATGCATTGAGTTACCTTCATTACGATGCGATAGGGAATCAGAGTACTGTGATACATGGTAACATCAAGAGCTCCAAAATTTTACTTGATCAAGACTGGGAACCTAAGTTACATGGTTTTGGATTTGCTGTGAGAGCTAAAAGAAATCAAATTTACCTTACCAATCAATATAATGGCTCATTACAATATATGGACCCAGCATATGAAACCACTAGAGGTTTGACTAATAAGTCAGATGTCTTCTCTTTTGGTGTTGTTCTGTTTGAAGTCCTCTTTGGGAGGGATGCATCAAGCAGTCCAGATCACAATGATAGTTTGGGCTTTGCTCGATTGGCCCAATTCTGTTATGAAGAGAAGAGACTGGATGATATGATCAATTCTGATCTCCGAGAACAAATGAACTTGGAATCATTAAACATTTTCTCTGAAGTAGCTTATTTTTGCTTAAAGGAGCAACGGTTACAACGTCCAGATATGAAACATGTTCTCCAAATACTAAAAGGCGCGTTAGACGTTCAACGCAAACATGAAAGTCTT GAACATTCAACGCCTCGTGAAG ATATcacatcttcttcatcttccaacGTCGACAACTCTGTTTTGTCCCGAGAAGAGTATATCGACAGTATTTCGATCCCATTTGAAGACATAGAATCAGCCACCAACAACTTCGCTGAAGAAAACCTTGTTATACAAACTTTTTCCTCAAAAATTTACAAGGGACGACCTACACAAATTTACAAGGGACGACTAACACAAACATTTGGAGAATCGGTCAATATTGTTGTACGGATAGATGATCTTAACTACAACGAGATTGATATGCTAAAAGATCTCAGGCATAAGAATATTGTTCCTATTTACAAAATCACTCGCTCCAAGCATGCTAAAGTGATCATAAACAAGCACGAGGCGAATGGAAGTCTGAACAAACACTTAGATAGCTCAACGCTTAGTTGGATGCAGAGACTACATATATGTGTTGGGATAGCACGTGCATTGAGTTACCTTCATTATGAGGCAGTAGAAAATCATAGTGTGATACATAGTAACATCAAGAGCTCCAAAATTTTACTTGATCACAACTGGGA CATCACCGTATCTGTATATACTTAG
- the LOC122599252 gene encoding 3-isopropylmalate dehydrogenase, chloroplastic-like, translating to MAASLLSFNNIISIKKQPFQFTSSSHYHSPNPVSIIRCSSATSSTNHKSYNITLLPGDGIGPEVISVAKNVLNLAASIEGIEFKFNEKLMGGAALDSTGVPLPNETLETAKQSDAVLLGAIGGYKWDNNEKHLKPETGLLQLREGLKVFANLRPATVLPQLVDASTLKKEVAEGVDLMVVRELTGGIYFGKPRGFGTDENGEEIGYNTEVYAAYEIDRIARIAFETARKRGGKLCSVDKANVLEASMFWRKRIIAISAEYSDVELSHMYVDNAAMQLIRNPKQFDTIVTNNIFGDILSDEASMITGSIGMLPSASLSESGPGLFEPIHGSAPDIAGQDKANPLATILSAAMLLKYGLGEVKAAERIELAVLETLNRGFRTGDIYSTGNKLVGCKEMGEEVLKSVDTKTPASV from the exons atggcGGCTTCATTATTATCATTCAATAATATCATCTCAATCAAAAAGCAGCCCTTTCAATTTACTTCCAGTAGTCATTATCACTCTCCAAATCCAGTCAGCATAATCCGTTGCTCATCCGCCACGTCATCAACCAACCACAAAAGCTACAACATAACTTTGCTTCCTGGTGATGGAATTGGCCCTGAAGTCATTTCTGTTGCCAAAAATGTTCTTAATCTTGCTGCCTCCATTGAAG gGATTGAATTTAAGTTCAATGAGAAGTTGATGGGAGGTGCAGCTTTGGATTCCACCGGAGTTCCGTTACCTAACGAAACTCTCGAAACTGCTAAGCAATCTGATGCTGTTCTTCTTGGTGCTATTGGCGG GTACAAGTGGGATAATAATGAGAAACATCTGAAGCCTGAGACTGGACTGCTTCAGCTTCGTGAAGGTCTTAAAGTATTTGCAAATCTAAGGCCTGCAACTGTTCTACCGCAG TTAGTGGATGCTTCAACTTTAAAGAAAGAGGTTGCTGAAGGAGTTGACTTGATGGTTGTAAGGGAACTTACAGGAG GAATCTACTTTGGAAAACCAAGGGGATTTGGAACCGATGAAAATGGTGAGGAGATTGGCTACAACACTGAGGTTTATGCAGCATATGAG ATTGACCGCATAGCTCGTATTGCATTTGAGACGGCTCGTAAGCGTGGTGGCAAGCTTTGCTCCGTTGACAAAGCAAACGTCTTGGAG GCGTCAATGTTTTGGAGGAAAAGGATAATAGCAATATCAGCTGAATACTCTGATGTTGAGCTGTCTCATATGTATGTTGACAATGCAGCAATGCAGCTTATCAGGAACCCGAAACAG TTTGACACTATAGTTACGAACAACATATTTGGTGATATTTTATCAGATGAGGCATCCATGATCACTGGAAGTATTGGAATGCTTCCGTCTGCCAGTCTCAGTGAATCG ggaCCTGGACTGTTTGAACCAATCCATGGTTCTGCTCCTGATATTGCTGGGCAG GATAAAGCAAACCCCTTAGCAACCATTCTTAGTGCTGCAATGCTTTTGAAATATGGTTTAGGTGAAGTGAAGGCAGCTGAGAGGATCGAGTTGGCTGTGCTCGAAACTTTAAATAGGGGATTTCGTACCGGCGACATTTATTCAACTGGAAAT AAATTGGTTGGATGCAAGGAGATGGGTGAAGAAGTGTTAAAGTCCGTTGATACAAAGACACCTGCGTCAGTCTAA
- the LOC122601154 gene encoding uncharacterized protein LOC122601154 codes for MVEAVASQDLWIWHSFIGLLGSNNDINLLNQLPLWSTFVKAYPHHVDPKEKKFKRAQEATRKDIERVFSVLKGKWKILDHPLRFFDLDKIGKVVEACIILHNMIIKDDRGSDILVHIMDPPTPIVYDPSVLPELHDENVHHRFRYDLTEHSGLDLSYLDGPAFHPPPIEI; via the exons ATGGTTGAGGCTGTCGCTTCACAAGATTTATGGATTTGGCATTCATTTATTGGTCTTCTCGGGTCAAACAACgatataaatttgttaaatcAGTTACCGTT GTGGTCTACGTTTGTTAAAGCGTATCCACACCATGTCGATCCAAAGGAAAAGAAGTTCAAGAGAGCACAAGAAGCGACAAGAAAAGACATTGAAAGGGTTTTTAGTGTTCTTAAGGGAAAATGGAAGATTTTGGATCACCCGCTTCGTTTTTTCGATTTAGACAAGATCGGCAAAGTCGTCGAAGCTTGTATTatattgcacaacatgatcataAAGGACGACAGGGGGAGTGATATACTGGTTCATATAATGGACCCACCGACACCGATAGTGTATGATCCTAGCGTTTTACCGGAGTTACATGATGAAAACGTCCATCATCGTTTCCGGTATGATCTTACAGAGCATTCGGGTCTAGATTTGTCATACCTCGATGGCCCGGCTTTTCATCCACCACCAATTGAGATTTAA
- the LOC122601156 gene encoding uncharacterized protein LOC122601156: MNGHSSTPQPMGTHGSYTTQPPYYPFPQPSTWYPSEQDMIVKTDPGPFVQWIKDYPLPEGGLPKGIEMYERKGDPDNHLKHFNGMVRMQKWNVPVACQMFALTLRDTTRAWLESLPIGSVTSFEDLKRRFRSHFSQQVKYKKIHLEAHNIKRIDSESIRQFITRYTDETSLIRGLGENQRVSSFMHGLRWKPLVEFLSKDLPELYTEVTNKCHIFMTGQETAGNVTGPIEGRRWEQDDRFRRNNNFRQERNRSSLFHRPHGTSANNHSTLQHIPRSKDILATEKPQTKPQAGSKAKDLTKFCEFHNAHGHDTNEYIVLKGRMEEALKTG, encoded by the coding sequence ATGAATGGTCACTCTTCTACACCACAACCTATGGGAACACACGGAAGCTACACTACGCAGCCACCCTACTATCCCTTCCCTCAACCTTCAACTTGGTACCCCAGCGAACAAGATATGATCGTTAAAACAGACCCAGGTCCATTTGTTCAATGGATTAAAGACTACCCTTTGCCGGAGGGAGGGCTACCAAAAGGCATTGAAATGTACGAGCGGAAGGGTGACCCAGACAATCATCTCAAACATTTCAATGGTATGGTAAGAATGCAAAAGTGGAATGTGCCGGTAGCATGTCAAATGTTTGCACTGACCCTAAGGGATACAACACGTGCATGGTTGGAAAGCCTACCCATAGGAAGTGTCACTAGTTTTGAAGACCTTAAAAGGAGATTCAGATCTCATTTCAGCCAACAAGTAAAGTACAAGAAAATACACTTGGAGGCCcataatataaaaagaatagataGCGAAAGCATCCGGCAGTTCATAACAAGATACACAGATGAGACATCCCTCATAAGAGGCCTTGGCGAAAACCAACGAGTCTCTAGTTTTATGCATGGCCTAAGGTGGAAGCCTCTGGTAGAATTCCTATCTAAGGATCTACCAGAACTGTACACAGAGGTAACCAACAAATGCCATATATTCATGACGGGTCAAGAAACTGCAGGGAATGTCACAGGCCCAATAGAAGGAAGGCGTTGGGAACAAGATGACAGGTTTCGTCGCAACAACAATTTCAGACAAGAAAGGAATCGAAGCAGCCTGTTCCATAGGCCACATGGCACCTCTGCAAACAACCATAGCACCCTACAACACATTCCAAGATCAAAAGACATTTTGGCCACCGAAAAGCCACAAACAAAGCCACAAGCAGGTTCGAAAGCCAAAGACTTAACAAAGTTCTGTGAGTTTCACAATGCTCATGGTCATGACACCAACGAGTACATAGTATTGAAGGGAAGGATGGAAGAAGCGCTCAAGACTGGGTAG